A window from Mustela erminea isolate mMusErm1 chromosome 17, mMusErm1.Pri, whole genome shotgun sequence encodes these proteins:
- the UBE2T gene encoding ubiquitin-conjugating enzyme E2 T has translation MQRASRLKRELNLLATEPPPGITCWQDKDKMDDLQALILGAADTPYEKGVFKLEVTIPERYPFEPPQIRFLTPIYHPNIDSAGRICLDVLKLPPKGAWRPSLNIATVLTSIQLLMSEPNPDDPLMADISSEFKYNKPVFLKNARQWTEKHAKQKQKADEGEMPDDLPEAGDSEVCNTTQKRKARQLGGIEKKFCSDL, from the exons ATGCAGAGAGCTTCACGTCTAAAGAGAGAACTGAACTTGTTAGCCACAGAGCCACCCCCAGGCATCACTTGCTGGCAAGACAAGGACAAAATGGATGATCTTCAAGCTC taatatTAGGTGCAGCTGACACACCTTATGAAAAAGGTGTTTTCAAACTGGAAGTTACCATTCCTGAGAG GTACCCCTTTGAACCTCCTCAGATCCGATTTCTGACTCCGATCTATCATCCAAACATTGATTCTGCTGGAAGGATTTGTTTAGATGTCCTCAAATTGCCACCAAAA GGTGCCTGGAGACCATCCCTCAACATTGCAACCGTCCTGACTTCTATTCAGCTGCTCATGTCTGAACCCAACCCTGATGACCCACTCATGGCCGACATA tcctctgaatttaaatataataagcCAGTCTTCCTCAAGAATGCCAGGCAGTGGACAGAGAAGCatgcaaaacagaaacagaag GCTGATGAGGGAGAGATGCCTGATGATCTGCCAGAGGCTGGTGACTCAGAAGTATGCAACACAACCCAGAAAAGGAAAGCCAGGCAGCTGGGAGgcatagaaaagaaattttgctCTGACCTGTAG